A stretch of the Patescibacteria group bacterium genome encodes the following:
- a CDS encoding DUF4190 domain-containing protein: protein MADQNITTTKTNTLAIAGLITAFFLPLVGLICSIIGLTQINKRKERGRGLAISGIVVSILVGIAQLITLVIVVAAMNSGVTLTTYRDNTIGYSVKYPEGWNIAPQNVEGVQGIIIKKEYKQTGKSYGQIEVGYFAPPANGYSQDILQATADGIKKSNKNTTVLYENKSSANGLSTLTLLTTYDGETGKIKAKTTIMLKKDNALFVISTQAPEENWDKYSDSFDEIHNTFTPN, encoded by the coding sequence ATGGCCGACCAGAACATTACAACCACCAAAACCAACACACTCGCAATTGCGGGCTTAATAACGGCCTTCTTTTTACCACTGGTCGGTCTGATCTGTTCAATAATTGGCCTGACGCAAATTAACAAACGTAAAGAACGTGGTAGGGGTTTAGCGATCTCGGGCATTGTGGTGTCGATTTTGGTTGGTATAGCCCAGCTAATCACACTGGTTATCGTTGTGGCGGCGATGAACTCCGGCGTAACGCTTACGACCTACCGCGACAACACCATTGGTTACAGCGTAAAGTACCCTGAAGGCTGGAATATTGCCCCGCAAAATGTAGAGGGCGTTCAGGGCATAATCATAAAAAAAGAGTATAAGCAGACCGGCAAATCTTACGGCCAGATTGAGGTTGGCTACTTTGCTCCGCCGGCCAACGGATACAGCCAAGACATCTTACAAGCCACCGCTGACGGAATTAAAAAGAGCAACAAAAACACCACCGTACTGTACGAAAACAAAAGTAGCGCGAACGGTTTAAGCACGCTAACATTGCTGACGACTTACGATGGCGAGACCGGAAAGATAAAGGCTAAGACCACAATTATGCTCAAAAAAGACAACGCCTTGTTTGTAATATCAACGCAGGCGCCAGAGGAAAACTGGGATAAGTACTCAGATAGCTTTGACGAGATTCATAACACCTTTACGCCAAATTAA
- a CDS encoding cupin domain-containing protein: protein MSNYTHLNLAELENMSPKYGHDKDMEARFATKPLNLTESGLGYQKVLPNRNIPFKHKHEYQEEVFIVLSGSGQMLLDDEVVELKPLDAVRVGPEVVRTLTAGDDGLEVLITGAPNRDGNDTIMVK, encoded by the coding sequence ATGTCTAACTACACTCATCTCAATCTCGCCGAACTCGAAAACATGTCACCTAAGTATGGTCACGATAAAGACATGGAGGCGCGGTTTGCTACCAAGCCGCTCAACCTAACGGAGTCGGGACTGGGGTATCAAAAGGTTTTGCCTAATCGCAACATCCCATTTAAGCACAAACACGAATACCAAGAAGAGGTGTTTATTGTGCTGAGTGGTAGCGGCCAGATGCTACTGGATGATGAGGTGGTTGAGCTTAAACCGCTTGATGCGGTACGAGTTGGCCCAGAGGTGGTTCGCACGCTTACAGCCGGCGATGATGGCTTGGAGGTGTTGATTACCGGTGCACCCAACCGCGATGGCAACGACACCATCATGGTAAAGTAG
- a CDS encoding ABC transporter ATP-binding protein, with protein sequence MSKALITVDDVRKDYDDFQAVRGVSFEVKRGEVFGILGPNGAGKTTTLEMMEGLREISSGSVVLDEIDVKKHPYDVRKIIGVQLQSSSFFENSTLVELLTAFAAMYNQRVEPIKLLERVGLAEKAKSYPEHLSGGQRQRFSIAVALVHEPKVLFLDEPTTGLDPQARRNLWELVQEIQKDGITVILTTHYMEEAQVLCDRIAIMDEGKIIALDTPDKLIKDLLKRGFKPHVEVQKATLEDVFIDLTGKDLRD encoded by the coding sequence ATGTCAAAAGCATTAATAACAGTAGATGATGTCCGTAAGGATTATGATGATTTTCAGGCAGTCCGTGGCGTTAGCTTTGAGGTAAAGCGCGGCGAGGTGTTTGGTATTTTGGGGCCAAACGGCGCCGGCAAAACCACCACGCTGGAAATGATGGAGGGCCTACGCGAGATTTCGAGTGGTAGCGTAGTGCTAGATGAAATAGATGTTAAAAAGCACCCATACGATGTTCGCAAGATTATTGGCGTGCAGCTGCAGTCCTCATCCTTTTTTGAAAACAGTACGCTGGTTGAGCTGCTAACCGCTTTTGCCGCCATGTACAATCAGCGGGTTGAGCCAATCAAGTTGCTAGAGAGAGTCGGACTGGCCGAGAAAGCCAAGAGCTACCCGGAGCACCTGTCGGGTGGCCAGCGCCAACGCTTTAGTATCGCGGTGGCCTTGGTGCACGAACCGAAGGTGCTGTTTTTGGATGAGCCAACCACCGGTCTTGACCCGCAGGCTCGTCGCAACCTGTGGGAGCTGGTGCAGGAGATCCAAAAAGATGGCATTACCGTTATTTTGACCACTCACTATATGGAGGAGGCGCAGGTGCTGTGCGACCGCATTGCCATCATGGATGAGGGCAAGATAATTGCGCTAGATACACCGGACAAGCTAATAAAAGATCTGCTCAAGCGTGGCTTTAAGCCGCACGTCGAGGTGCAAAAGGCCACGCTTGAAGACGTCTTTATTGATTTAACCGGCAAGGATTTAAGGGATTAA
- a CDS encoding ABC transporter permease — protein sequence MRGYLFTISQLTKLLVRRYFRSRIAIFFSVFFPLLLLFVFGFLYSNNKDVSFKVALFNNSNTEFAKQFATNLDQVKALSIQKDLTDMDAAKEKMNRSEIDAIIELPPEFGQINSQNFPSGQVKVLYSQNSQQAGQTIGSVLQGILDGVNVQLTKIQPPLTVKAESTADQGLTAFDYAFPGLIGFSLLGLGIFGPLNMLPAEKKTGALTRLRVTPLRPSQFIISYMFSSLATGVLSITAMFLVAITLFEFHLVGNLLVFALFTIFGAIMIFGIGVGVGGWASDEKQAAPLGNIITFPMMFLSGIFFPRYLMPEWLQGVTQFIPLTPVIDGMRLILTEGKTFIDLGPQLGLMAIWTVVVYTIAFRVFRWD from the coding sequence ATGCGCGGGTACCTGTTTACAATCAGCCAGCTAACCAAGCTACTGGTGCGGCGCTACTTCCGTAGTCGCATAGCCATCTTCTTTTCGGTGTTCTTCCCGCTATTACTCTTGTTTGTGTTTGGCTTTTTATACAGCAACAACAAAGACGTGTCGTTTAAGGTGGCGCTATTTAATAACTCAAACACCGAGTTCGCTAAACAGTTTGCTACCAACTTAGACCAAGTAAAGGCCTTGAGCATCCAAAAAGATCTCACCGATATGGACGCGGCTAAAGAAAAAATGAACCGCAGCGAAATCGATGCCATTATTGAGCTGCCACCCGAGTTTGGCCAGATCAACAGTCAGAACTTCCCCAGCGGACAGGTTAAGGTGCTGTACTCGCAGAACAGCCAGCAAGCTGGGCAGACCATTGGCTCGGTACTGCAGGGCATTCTGGATGGCGTAAACGTGCAGCTAACCAAGATACAGCCGCCGCTTACAGTTAAGGCGGAGTCTACAGCCGACCAGGGCCTCACCGCCTTCGACTACGCCTTCCCTGGGCTGATTGGGTTCTCGTTGCTGGGTCTGGGCATCTTTGGTCCGCTCAACATGCTCCCGGCCGAAAAGAAGACCGGGGCGCTAACTCGTTTGCGGGTGACGCCGCTTCGCCCATCTCAGTTCATCATCTCGTACATGTTCTCATCGCTAGCAACCGGAGTGCTATCCATTACGGCCATGTTCTTGGTGGCGATTACCTTGTTTGAGTTCCACCTGGTCGGTAATCTGCTGGTCTTTGCTCTGTTCACCATCTTTGGCGCGATCATGATCTTTGGTATCGGTGTCGGCGTCGGCGGCTGGGCCAGTGACGAAAAGCAGGCGGCTCCACTAGGGAACATCATAACCTTCCCAATGATGTTCCTGTCCGGTATTTTCTTCCCCCGTTACCTAATGCCGGAGTGGCTACAGGGCGTAACGCAGTTTATTCCGCTAACTCCGGTGATTGATGGCATGCGCCTGATCTTAACCGAGGGCAAAACCTTTATTGATCTTGGTCCCCAGTTGGGCTTGATGGCCATCTGGACGGTGGTGGTTTACACCATTGCCTTCCGCGTCTTCCGCTGGGATTGA
- a CDS encoding FAD-binding oxidoreductase: MKQAQIKELRSQIHGEVTDSKEAREYFSTDGSIFKIMPSAVVYPKSTTDVQHTVALAAKSADKPSKRFNIVARGKGTDQGGAALGDGAMVVFPAHMNKLLRLTKDTVTVQPGMLFGTLQKILHSHGRFLPPYPSSIDYATMGGAVANNTCGEMTYKYGSTADWVESMKVVLDDASVIETKRLSRRELNRKKGQMTREGDIYRGIDGLLHDNAALIASSQPRTSKNSAGYRLSHIKGKGGSFDLSQLFIGAQGTLGTVTQITFRTAPYQAHTTLTVGYFDNLDKASEAVLKIQKHKPAAMEVVDYYLLKFLKEHQPETLEGLVPEGDLPKAVILIEYDNQSHLRQNILSRRTEKILSKLATSHVTTTNPRTEHRLWAIRHSAAAVIWMNNGPKKALPIIEDSCVPVEKMPEFLDGVYKILNKHKLEIAVWGHAGDANFHMQPFMDLSKSKDRKKVFQVMDEFYTLAIKMGGTTAGEHNDGLLRAPYLEKLYGRDMYDLFKEVKKICDPKGIFNPRIKLDVKKKDLESIVRHEYSMKHLYDHMPTT, from the coding sequence ATGAAGCAAGCTCAAATCAAGGAACTACGATCACAGATTCACGGGGAGGTTACCGACAGCAAGGAGGCTCGTGAATATTTTTCGACCGACGGCAGTATTTTTAAGATTATGCCCAGCGCGGTGGTTTACCCAAAATCTACCACCGACGTGCAGCATACGGTAGCGCTAGCGGCTAAATCGGCCGACAAGCCAAGCAAACGGTTTAACATTGTTGCTCGCGGCAAGGGCACCGATCAGGGTGGAGCGGCGTTGGGCGACGGCGCCATGGTGGTGTTCCCGGCCCACATGAACAAGCTGCTCCGCCTCACCAAGGATACCGTCACGGTGCAGCCGGGCATGCTGTTTGGCACCCTGCAAAAGATTCTGCACAGCCATGGCCGCTTTTTGCCGCCTTACCCTTCGTCAATCGATTACGCCACTATGGGTGGAGCGGTGGCCAACAACACCTGTGGCGAGATGACCTACAAGTATGGTTCAACCGCCGACTGGGTAGAAAGTATGAAAGTTGTTTTAGACGACGCCTCGGTAATTGAGACCAAGCGACTCAGCCGCCGTGAGCTCAACCGCAAAAAGGGCCAGATGACCCGTGAGGGCGATATTTACCGCGGTATCGACGGCTTGTTGCACGATAATGCGGCTCTAATCGCTTCGAGCCAGCCTCGCACTAGTAAAAACTCGGCCGGTTACCGACTCAGCCACATTAAGGGTAAGGGAGGCTCGTTTGATCTGAGCCAACTGTTTATTGGCGCTCAGGGCACCCTGGGAACGGTTACGCAAATCACCTTCCGTACCGCTCCGTACCAGGCCCATACCACCCTAACGGTAGGCTATTTTGATAACCTTGATAAGGCCAGCGAGGCGGTGCTTAAAATCCAAAAGCATAAACCGGCCGCCATGGAGGTGGTCGACTATTATCTGCTCAAATTCCTCAAGGAGCATCAACCCGAAACGCTAGAAGGCCTGGTGCCCGAAGGCGACCTGCCGAAGGCGGTGATCCTGATTGAGTACGACAACCAGTCGCATCTGCGCCAAAACATTCTTAGCCGCCGTACCGAAAAGATTCTGTCTAAACTAGCCACCAGCCACGTTACCACCACCAATCCGCGAACCGAACACCGCTTGTGGGCGATCCGCCATAGTGCGGCCGCGGTTATATGGATGAACAATGGCCCCAAAAAAGCTCTACCAATCATCGAAGACAGCTGTGTGCCGGTTGAAAAAATGCCGGAATTCCTTGATGGCGTCTACAAAATTCTCAACAAGCATAAACTGGAGATTGCGGTTTGGGGTCATGCCGGTGATGCCAACTTCCACATGCAGCCGTTTATGGATCTGTCAAAATCCAAGGATCGCAAAAAGGTTTTCCAGGTAATGGATGAGTTTTACACCCTGGCGATTAAGATGGGCGGCACCACCGCCGGCGAACACAACGACGGTTTACTTCGCGCCCCTTATCTCGAAAAGTTGTATGGTAGAGATATGTACGACTTGTTTAAAGAGGTTAAAAAAATCTGCGATCCCAAGGGTATCTTTAATCCACGAATCAAGCTTGATGTTAAAAAGAAAGATTTGGAGTCGATCGTGCGTCATGAATATTCGATGAAGCACCTGTACGATCACATGCCAACCACCTAA